One Cicer arietinum cultivar CDC Frontier isolate Library 1 chromosome 8, Cicar.CDCFrontier_v2.0, whole genome shotgun sequence DNA segment encodes these proteins:
- the LOC101493140 gene encoding ATP-citrate synthase alpha chain protein 2, translating to MARKKIREYDSKRLLKEHFKRLSGKDLPIKSAQVTEATDFTALQDKEPWLSSSKLVVKPDMLFGKRGKSGLVALNLDLAQVASFVKERLGKEVEMGGCKGPISTFIVEPFIPHNEEFYLNIVSDRLGNSISFSECGGIDIEDNWDKVKTAFVPTGVSLTSEIVAPLVATLPLEIKGEIEDFLKVIFTLFQDLDFTFLEMNPFTLVDGKPYPLDMRGELDDTAAFKNFKKWGNIEFPLPFGRVMSATESFIHGLDEKTSASLKFTVLNPKGRIWTMVAGGGASVIYADTVGDLGFASELGNYAEYSGAPNEEEVLQYARVVIDCATADPDGQKRALVIGGGIANFTDVAATFSGIIRALKEKESKLKAARMHIYVRRGGPNYQKGLAKMRALGEEIGIPIEVYGPEATMTGICKEAIQCITASA from the exons ATGGCTCGCAAGAAGATCAGAGAGTATGATTCCAAGAGATTGTTGAAGGAACACTTTAAGAGACTCTCTGGCAAGGACTTACCAATTAAGTCTGCACAA GTTACAGAGGCCACTGATTTCACAGCGCTGCAAGACAAGGAACCTTGgctttcttcttcaaaattggTTGTGAAACCCGACATGTTATTTGGAAAGCGTGGTAAAAGTGGTTTGGTTGCCTTGAATTTGGATTTGGCACAAGTTGCTTCATTCGTGAAAGAGCGTCTCGGTAAAGAG GTTGAAATGGGTGGATGCAAGGGACCAATATCAACTTTCATTGTCGAACCATTCATCCCACATAATGAAGAGTTTTACCTTAACATTGTTTCTGATAGACTTGGGAACAGCATAAGCTTCTCAGAATGTGGAGGAATTGACATTGAAGATAATTGGGATAAG GTTAAGACTGCATTTGTTCCGACAGGAGTGTCTCTTACATCAGAAATCGTTGCCCCACTTGTTGCAACCCTTCCCTTGGAG atcaAGGGAGAAATTGAGGACTTTCTCAAGGTGATTTTCACTTTGTTTCAAG ACCTGGATTTCACTTTCTTAGAGATGAATCCTTTCACATTGGTTGATGGAAAGCCTTATCCTTTGGATATGAGAGGCGAGCTAGATGACACTGCCGCTTTCAAGAACTTCAAGAA ATGGGGTAACATTGAATTCCCACTACCATTTGGAAGGGTTATGAGTGCCACTGAGTCTTTCATTCATGGATTAGATGAAAAG ACAAGTGCATCTCTAAAATTTACCGTGTTGAACCCAAAGGGTCGAATTTGGACAATGGTTGCTGGGGGAGGTGCTAGTGTCATCTACGCTGACACA GTAGGAGATCTCGGCTTTGCATCTGAGCTTGGAAACTATGCAGAATATAGCGGTGCACCCAATGAAGAGGAGGTTTTGCAATACGCCAGAGTTGTAAttgat tGTGCAACTGCGGATCCTGATGGCCAAAAAAGGGCTCTTGTTATAGGAGGAGGCATAGCTAACTTTACCGACGTTGCTGCTACTTTTAGTGGCATAATTCGGGCACTTAAAGAGAAG GAATCGAAGTTAAAGGCCGCAAGAATGCACATTTACGTGAGGAGAGGGGGTCCTAACTACCAAAAGGGTCTAGCGAAAATGCGAGCACTTGGAGAGGAAATCGGCATCCCCATTGAG GTTTATGGACCTGAAGCAACAATGACTGGTATATGCAAAGAGGCAATACAGTGCATTACTGCTTCTGCTTAA